One window of Dermacentor andersoni chromosome 7, qqDerAnde1_hic_scaffold, whole genome shotgun sequence genomic DNA carries:
- the LOC126533154 gene encoding mitochondrial import inner membrane translocase subunit TIM50-like gives MAVGRACMCLWHGLRPKLAPPVLSGSSLLRSWSSWSPATRQPHRWSALRKRLDSVPALRRGLADAGAGSGSSSGASSGASGRSADQFSQRAMKYTFVAFGAMFTGVGGFLVVTWGAPPLDEQGKEIEDEFSHMPRWKAHLYRTYKELQLYNKMIKDPSREKLLPDPLTEPYYQPPYTLVLEMTGVLVHPDWTYQTGWRFKKRPGVNLFLQQVGPPLFEVVIYTSEQGFTAYPILDSLDPQGYIMYRLFRDATRYTDGHHVKDLSCLNRDLSRVIMVDWSAEACSLQPSNALRLPKWDGSDDDRTLIDLAQFLRTIATSEVEDVRTVLEYYSQFDNPLEAFKENQRKLQEEKQQVPLEQIPSQRSWAMGLWKRQ, from the exons ATGGCGGTGGGACGGGCGTGCATGTGTTTGTGGCATGGTCTCAGACCCAAACTTGCACCGCCAGTTCTCAGTGGTTCATCTTTGTTGAGGAGCTGGTCTTCGTGGTCGCCAGCAACTAGGCAACCGCACCGATGGTCCGCTCTTCGCAAGCGATTGGACTCCGTTCCCGCGTTGCGCCGCGGGCTCGCCGACGCTGGTGCCGGCAGCGGGTCCAGTAGCGGTGCCAGCAGCGGTGCTTCAGGCCGGTCGGCTGACCAGTTTTCTCAGCGAGCGATGAAATACACCTTCGTGGCGTTCGGCGCGATGTTCACCGGTGTCGGTGGTTTCCTGGTTGTCACTTGGG GTGCGCCTCCTTTGGATGAACAAGGCAAGGAG ATCGAAGATGAGTTCAGCCACA TGCCTCGCTGGAAAGCCCACCTGTACAGGACGTACAAAGAGCTTCAGCTTTATAACAAG ATGATCAAGGATCCATCCCGTGAGAAACTGCTGCCGGACCCATTGACCGAGCCATACTACCAGCCTCCGTACACGCTAGTCCTAGAGATGACTGGTGTGCTGGTGCACCCAGACTGGACGTACCAGACTGGCTGGCGTTTCAAGAAGAGGCCTGGGGTGAACCTTTTCCTTCAGCAGGTCGGACCACCACTGTTTGAAGTTGTCATctacacttcggaacagggattT ACCGCATACCCCATCCTGGACAGCCTAGATCCACAGGGCTACATCATGTACAGGCTGTTCCGAGATGCAACTCGATACACAGATGGACACCATGTTAAG GACCTCTCTTGTCTGAACCGGGACCTCTCCCGTGTGATCATGGTTGACTGGAGTGCCGAGGCCTGCTCCCTACAGCCTAGCAATGCACTGCGGCTACCAAAGTGGGACGGCAGCGACGATGATCGCACGCTGATAGACCTGGCTCAATTTCTGCGCA CTATCGCTACAAGTGAGGTGGAGGATGTGCGGACAGTCCTGGAGTACTACAGCCAGTTTGACAACCCATTGGAGGCATTTAAGGAGAACCAAAGGAAACTGCAG GAGGAGAAGCAGCAAGTACCCCTGGAGCAGATTCCCAGCCAGCGGTCGTGGGCCATGGGGCTTTGGAAACGTCAGTGA